The Bacillus sp. Bos-x628 genome segment GGCTTCTAATACTTCAAGGCGTTTGATCGCACGTGTACGACGTTGACCTTGAGCCGTTTTCAGCTCTTCTTTTAGTGTATCCACTTCTTTGACAAGGTCGATATCTTGAAGAAGTTTGTTAATTGCTTCAGCACCCATAGCCGCTTGGAAGGTATTACCGTATTTATCTAAATATGCACGGAATTCTTTCTCAGAAAGGAGTTGTTTTTTCTCAAGCGGCGTGTTGCCTGGATCTGTCACGACGTAAGAAGCAAAGTAGATCACTTCTTCTAACGCACGTGGTGACATATCAAGAACAAGTCCCATACGGCTTGGAATACCTTTGAAATACCAAATGTGGGAAACTGGGGCAGCCAGTTCAATATGCCCCATTCTCTCACGACGGACTTTTGCCCGTGTTACTTCTACACCACAACGGTCACATACAACACCCTTATAACGAACGCGCTTATACTTTCCACAATGACATTCCCAGTCTTTTTGTGGTCCGAAGATACGTTCACAAAAGAGACCATCTTTTTCAGGTTTCAGTGTACGATAGTTAATCGTTTCAGGCTTTTTCACTTCACCAAAAGACCAAGAACGGATTTTATCAGGTGATGCGAGACCGATGTTCATATACTCAAAATTGTTCACATCTAGCAAGGGGCCTACCTCCCTTTTAATCTTCGGGTTATACCCTAGTCACTTGCTCTAATCGTTTCTGCTATTCTTTTGTGACTGCGTCACGTTCAAGATCGACAGGGGCGAAGTCAGCGGCATCTTCGTCATTAGATAACGCTAATCCGTCTGCTTTCTTCGTTTCCTCATCGTCTTCTAAATCTCTCATTTCTATTTCTTCTTCATCGCCAGATAAGATTTTCACATCCATACCTAAACTTTGAAGTTCTTTGATTAACACTTTGAATGATTCAGGGACACCTGGTTCAGGTACGTTATCCCCTTTGACGATAGCTTCGTATGTTTTCACACGACCTACAACGTCATCCGACTTAACTGTTAAGATCTCTTGAAGGGTGTAAGCTGCACCATAAGCTTCAAGTGCCCATACTTCCATCTCTCCGAAACGCTGACCACCAAATTGTGCTTTACCGCCAAGTGGCTGCTGCGTAACAAGTGAGTACGGTCCTGTTGAACGAGCGTGAAGTTTATCGTCAACCATGTGAGCCAGTTTGATCATATACATGATTCCAACAGATACACGGTTGTCGAATGGTTCACCAGTTCGACCATCATAAAGGACTGTTTTCGCATCACGAGACATACCTGCTTCTTCAAGCGTTTCCCAAACATCTTCCTCACGAGCACCATCAAATACTGGTGACGCAATGTGAATGCCAAGGTAACGTGCAGCCATACCCATATGAAGCTCAAGTACCTGACCGATGTTCATACGAGATGGTACCCCTAGAGGGTTTAACATGATATCAATCGGTGTGCCATCTGGAAGATATGGCATATCTTCTTCTGGAAGGATTTTGGAGATAACCCCTTTGTTACCATGTCGTCCGGCCATTTTGTCACCTTCAGAAATTTTACGTTTCTGAACGATGTATACACGAACTAACTGGTTCACACCTGGTGGCAATTCATCTCCATCTTCGCGATTAAAGACTTTCACATCGTGGATAATACCACCGCCGCCGTGTGGAACACGAAGAGACGTATCACGAACTTCTCGAGCCTTTTCACCAAAGATAGCGTGTAATAGACGTTCCTCAGCTGTCAGTTCTGTTACACCTTTAGGCGTTACTTTACCAACAAGAAGATCTCCGTCTTTGACTTCTGCACCGATACGGATGATTCCACGCTCGTCAAGGTTGCGCAATGCGTCTTCCCCAACGTTTGGAATATCACGTGTGATTTCTTCAGGTCCAAGCTTCGTATCACGAGCTTCTGATTCATATTCTTCAATATGAATAGATGTGTAGACGTCGTCTTTTACAAGGCGCTCACTCATAATGATCGCATCCTCATAGTTGTAACCGTCCCAAGTCATAAAGCCGACCATCACGTTACGTCCTAGAGCCAATTCACCTTTTTCCATAGAAGGACCGTCTGCAAGAATTTCTCCTTTGACGACTTCATCTCCAACACTAACGATTGGACGCTGGTTATAGCAAGTCCCTTGGTTAGAGCGGACAAATTTCAGCAAGCTGTATTTGTCTAGGTTCCCTTTGACTTGTTGTCCGTCGACCTCTTCATAACGGCGAACCCAAATATTTTTCGCTTCAACACGTTCTACAACACCTGGGTAGCGACAGATCACAGCAGCACCGGAGTCTTTACCTGATACATACTCCATTCCTGTACCAACAATTGGTGCTTCTGGCTGCATCAAAGGCACAGCCTGACGTTGCATGTTCGCTCCCATTAGAGCACGGTTAGAGTCATCGTTTTCTAAAAATGGGATACATGCTGTCGCTGCAGAAACAACCTGCTTTGGCGATACATCCATATAGTCAACTCGGTTTCGAGGTACAACTGTGTTTTCCCCTCTAAAACGAGCAATGATGTTGTCATCTATAAATGAGCCATCTTCATCTAACTGAGCGTTCGCTTGTGCTACAACGTAGTTATCCTC includes the following:
- the rpoB gene encoding DNA-directed RNA polymerase subunit beta, with protein sequence MTGQLVQYGRHRQRRSYARISEVLELPNLIEIQTSSYQWFLDEGLREMFQDISPIEDFTGNLSLEFIDYSLGDPKYPVAESKERDVTYSAPLRVKVRLINKETGEVKDQDVFMGDFPIMTDTGTFIINGAERVIVSQLVRSPSVYFSGKVDKNGKKGFTATVIPNRGAWLEYETDAKDVVYVRIDRTRKLPVTVLLRALGFSSDQEILDIIGENEYLRNTLEKDNTENADKALLEIYERLRPGEPPTVENAKSLLDSRFFDPKRYDLANVGRYKINKKLHIKNRLFNQKLAETLVDPETGEILAEKGQIIDRRVLDKILPYLENGIGFRKLYPNGGVVEDEVELQSIKIYAPTDPEGEQVIHVIGNAYVDETVKNITPSDIIASISYFFNLLHGVGDTDDIDHLGNRRLRSVGELLQNQFRIGLSRMERVVRERMSIQDTNTITPQQLINIRPVIASIKEFFGSSQLSQFMDQTNPLAELTHKRRLSALGPGGLTRERAGMEVRDVHYSHYGRMCPIETPEGPNIGLINSLSSFAKVNRFGFIETPYRRVDPETGKVTPRIDYLTADEEDNYVVAQANAQLDEDGSFIDDNIIARFRGENTVVPRNRVDYMDVSPKQVVSAATACIPFLENDDSNRALMGANMQRQAVPLMQPEAPIVGTGMEYVSGKDSGAAVICRYPGVVERVEAKNIWVRRYEEVDGQQVKGNLDKYSLLKFVRSNQGTCYNQRPIVSVGDEVVKGEILADGPSMEKGELALGRNVMVGFMTWDGYNYEDAIIMSERLVKDDVYTSIHIEEYESEARDTKLGPEEITRDIPNVGEDALRNLDERGIIRIGAEVKDGDLLVGKVTPKGVTELTAEERLLHAIFGEKAREVRDTSLRVPHGGGGIIHDVKVFNREDGDELPPGVNQLVRVYIVQKRKISEGDKMAGRHGNKGVISKILPEEDMPYLPDGTPIDIMLNPLGVPSRMNIGQVLELHMGMAARYLGIHIASPVFDGAREEDVWETLEEAGMSRDAKTVLYDGRTGEPFDNRVSVGIMYMIKLAHMVDDKLHARSTGPYSLVTQQPLGGKAQFGGQRFGEMEVWALEAYGAAYTLQEILTVKSDDVVGRVKTYEAIVKGDNVPEPGVPESFKVLIKELQSLGMDVKILSGDEEEIEMRDLEDDEETKKADGLALSNDEDAADFAPVDLERDAVTKE